A window of the Xenopus laevis strain J_2021 chromosome 9_10L, Xenopus_laevis_v10.1, whole genome shotgun sequence genome harbors these coding sequences:
- the tmbim1.L gene encoding uncharacterized protein LOC100101281 isoform X1, with translation MSYPNAPPPYNDRDPLHEPGAYPQPGGYPPPSGYPQPGGYPPPGAYGQPAGYYPQPGGYPAPAGYPQPGGYPEPGHNDPPKPVMPILPTIPLNTGDNEMYNTGDREGGDFGSWDDKTVRHAFIRRVYAIIAVQLLVTVGIIAIFTYVEPVTAFIRRTPAIYYASYAVFFVTYIVLVCCEGPRRRFPWNIILLSIFTLAMSFMAGTIASFYSSKAVLISMGITAIVTIIVTVFCFQTKVDFTSCAGLFAVLGIVMFVTGIVTAIVLAFKYVYWLHMLYAALGAIVFTLFLAFDTQLVLGNRKHTISPEEYVYGALKIYTDIVYIFLNLLQIVGSRT, from the exons ATGTCATATCCAAATGCCCCACCTCCGTACAATGATCGAGACCCACTGCATGAACCGGGTGCTTACCCTCAGCCAGGCGGGTACCCTCCACCAAGTGGTTACCCTCAGCCAGGCGGGTACCCACCCCCTGGTGCATATGGACAGCCAGCTGGATACTACCCTCAGCCTGGTGGGTACCCAGCACCTGCAGGATACCCTCAACCTGGTGGGTACCCAGAGCCTGGGCATAATGATCCTCCAAAGCCTGTAATGCCCATTTTACCTACAATCCCTCTAAACACAG GTGATAACGAAATGTACAACACGGGTGACCGAGAGGGAGGAGATTTTGGTTCGTGGGATGACAAGACCGTGCGTCATGCCTTCATTCGGAGG GTTTACGCCATCATAGCTGTGCAGTTACTGGTCACTGTTGGCATCATTGCGATCTTCACTTACGT GGAACCTGTCACCGCATTTATTCGAAGAACACCCGCAATTTACTATGCTTCATA CGCTGTGTTCTTTGTCACATACATCGTGCTTGTCTGCTGTGAGGGTCCCAG GAGGCGTTTTCCATGGAACATCATCCTGCTTAGTATATTT ACACTTGCCATGTCCTTCATGGCTGGAACAATCGCAAG TTTCTACAGCTCTAAAGCTGTCCTGATCAGCATGGGAATCACCGCCATTGTGACCATAATAGTCACTGTCTTCTGTTTCCAGACTAAG GTGGATTTTACGTCCTGTGCAGGATTGTTTGCTGTTTTGGGAATCGTCATGTTTGTGACAGGAATCGTTACAGCCATCGTCTTGGCATTTAAATAT GTGTATTGGCTGCACATGCTGTATGCTGCACTCGGAGCAATCGTCTTCACTCTG TTTCTTGCGTTTGACACACAACTGGTGCTTGGAAATCGGAAACACACCATCAGCCCAGAGGAGTATGTCTATGGTGCCCTGAAAATTTACACCGACATTGTGTACATCTTCCTGAACCTGCTGCAGATTGTGGGCAGCCGGACGTAG